Genomic window (Mycoplasma leachii PG50):
TAATTTAACTACTGATGATGATAAAAAGTGATTAACTGCATTTGATTTATGACTTGCTAATGCAATTGATTTTTATTCAGGTACATTAAATCCAACTTTTAATAGTTCAGAACAACAAAATCAAGTTGTTAAGTATATGTATAAAGATGATAAAGGTGTATTAAGATTTCAACCGGCATCTTTAAAAATGTTAGATGGAATTTTAAAAGATGGTAAAGGAAATCCAATTAGATTTAATATTTCAAATAATGGTAAAAGTGTTGAACCTATAGTAGTTAAAGGTCAAAAAGATTCAGAAGGTAAGTATACAAAAATTACTGAAGTATTAGTTTATAACAAAGATGGATCTCCTATTGTTAATGTTCCTCTTAATGTAGATTTGAAAACAGATGGTAGTGATCCAGCAAAAACCATTGAATTTGTAAATGAAAAAATTAAAGTTGTTGAAAAAACAATTAAGTCTCTTGTGGTTGATAAATATTCAATAAATGGTTGAAATAAGGCTGATACACGCCTTAGTTTAGACTCAAAAATTGATTTAAACTATCCTGCAATTAAGGATATTTTTGGTACTAGAATACCTCCTACAGTTAATGAAATGTTTAAAAAAATTTATGGTAATTATGTTTCGAATAGAGATGTTGAGACCGGTTCTTATAAAAATGATGGTAAGAACAATATTATAAAATACTATAATTTAGACGCTAGTGAAAACAATATCAGCCATAAGTATAAGGACAAACAGTCTAGTTTAATATATGCAAACCCTAAGAATCTTAAAACAAGTAACCAGAATGGCCAAGATAATTTTGCATTATTATTAGGAACATTATTTACAGCTGGGTCTTCAGAAGATAATACAACAAATGGTGGTTCAGGCCAAGTTCTATGAATTAGTAAAGATAAGATGTATATGCCTAATGTTAAATTACAAGATGCATATACTAGTTTATACTTTTTAAGTAGATTACCTAGAGAATATGAACAAATATTCAATGCCAAAAAAGTATTAAAATGAATGTCTGAATACACTCCAACTTTCATTGCTAGTAAGTTTAATAAAAATGGTATTTGAAGTATGGTTAATAAATCTGGACAATTAGTAATGCTAAATGATGGAGATGGACAAACTATTTTAAATGTTAATAAACTAAAATTAAATTATAGTAATGGATTAAAAGAGCTTGATCATAACATTTTAAATGGATTATTTGGCTCACTAAATAACCTTGATAATGGTACATTGGAATTTACGGAAACTCAAAAATGACTTGATTTTGTAAATGTAGATTTTACAAAAGCTAAATACAACCCTTCAGATGATGCTGTCAATTGAGACATAGAATACGTTAAATCTAAAGTTAATATTGATAAATTTAAAACTAATTTTAAAACATATGTTTTAGGCAAATTAGATTCAATCGCCTCAATGAATGCTAATCAAAAAGAAGCATTTAAGAGATTTTATGAAAAAGCTAATAATGATAAAAGCGATCAAATGTGAGCTAATGAAATAATGCGTAGATTTAGTTCATCATACTTTGCAATGTTTAATAGTGCACTTTCAATTGATGATATTAAGACTAATAAGGATCTAGGATGAATATTTGATTCAGTTCATGGTTATGGAGACTTTAAAAAAACAGAATTTAAAATTAAAAATCCAGATAAAGATAGATGAGAAATATCTACTGACGATATGCTAAATGCATATGATAAATTTGCTAAAGAATTAAATGTAGAAACTAAACAATTAAATTTGGTTGATGCACTAGTTTTTGATAACAAAATACAACTATATACTGATCAAACCAAAATTCATATCGCTAATAAAAAGTTGGATCTATTGAGTATATTTTCATCGCTAGCAACTGCTCAGTTCCACACTTCTCCATCTCAAGATGTACTAGAATATTTCCATAATAAAACTGAACGTAAATTTAATGAATTATTTTCAAATTATACTTATAGTTTTGCTGAAGTAATTAACCGTGATAACTTACAAATTACTTATTCTCCAAGTAATCATGATTTTGGAAATATGCCAAGCTTTTTATCAAATATTAGTGAATCTACAACTGGTTTAGAGTATGTTGTTGATGGAACTACAACTGCTAAATGAAAAAAACGTGCAATTAAAATTAATGATCGTGATGGAAGAAATGGTATTGTAAATACTATTTTAGATTATGAAAAATTAGTTGATAATGAGACTAAAAATAAAGCTGAAGCTTTAAATTTAAAATATCGTAATTCTAAACTATCTCAAAAGTCTAATTTAAGTGATGATTCAAACTATAACAATAGTTATTTTGGAGAATTCCAATCAATTAATAACGGTTGATTTAAAGATAGATGATATCGTGACTTTTTAGATTTCAAACTTTATGATGATGATGGTAAACCAATTGAAGACAAAACTATTAGAATTAAAGATCTAGAAAATAAAGTTGTTACTTCAAGAGTTAATGCTTATTGACAATATTACATTCAATCTCAAGGTGTAGGAAAGCGTAACATTAGTGGTATTTGAAGAGATGCTACAAAAGATGCTGTTGCTATGTTTGGATATTTATCAAGTGATGTTGCAAATAAAGCAAATTATTTAGCATTTAAAAACAAAGAAACTGGAGAAGTTAAAACAGTAAAAATTAACAAGCAATTTAGTAGTAATATGTTTTATTACAAAACTCAAAATATTGAAAATGAAGCTAAATATGAAGCTGCAAAAACTGATGAAGAACGTAATGCTATTCGTCATACTTTAGCTCATGAAAAATATGACTATAAAGATACTAATGGTCATCATAAAGGGACTGGATTTGTTTCATGAGTTAGTGATTATGCAATTATGTCTAAATATCAAAATGCCTTATTAACACCTGGGCAAAAATATAGTGTTTATTTTTCAAGTGATAAAAAAGGAACTAAAGATATTATTAAAACTGACTTAGGTGATTTTCAATCAATTGCTGAAAATGGAAAAACATTCTCACAAGCTCCAATTAGAATGGAAAAAAGTAAAAACCCAGTTAAAGTTGATGCAAATGGATTTAAACACTATGAAAATACACTTTATGTTTACGATCAATTTAATGGAGTTAAATAGGAGATTATTATGAAGAAAATAACTAAATTTTCAATTATATTTGGTGGTATATCAGCTGCAGTTTTAGCAAGTTCTATTCCACTAATAGTCACTAATACAAGATCTAAAAAAGAAGTTAGAAACTATGATCTAGGTTTAGTAGCTGAACCAATTAACTCTTTAAACTACATTAAATTTGCATCAGTTAGTAAAGTATTACCAAGCTTAGTTGAAGCTCCATTAAAATCTGGTCCTAGTGAAAATTTAAAAAGAATTTTATCAATTCCTGAAATTCCAATGGGAGCTTATACAAATGATATAAAGCTTACAGATAGTGATATAGAAAAAGGCATTACAAGTATTGATAAATACTACACAACTAAAGAACCAAGTGCTAATCTAACTAGTAGGTTTTATGCACTTGATGGATTTGGAAACACTACTGGAACTTTAAGTGCTGATAAAAGCACTTATCATCCTGCAAGTATTTTATTAAGTAATAATAAAGTTCAATCAGCAAACATTTTATTAAATAATGGTCAAAGTAGATGAAGTAATAATGATGAAGTTGTAGCTGATGATTATGTTGATGCACTTCATTATATTTTAGATTTATCAACTGGATCTCAAAGACTAACTAACATCTTACAACGTAAATTCGCAAACGCTCAAACTGTTGTTGATTTACAAAATGAATACATTAGAAAATTTGGTGTAACTTATACTAATCCATTTCAATATCCAAAAATAAAAGAAATTAATGGAAAATATTTATACGATGTATTTAACGAAGAATATAAAAAGAATTTTTATGCTTCACAAATTGATCACATTTTAAAAAATAGTAGTAAGTATAAAAATAAAACATTATCTAAACAAGAAATAGAACAACTACAAAAAGAAGAAAAACAAGTTTTAGATAAACTACAAAATGCAATTAAAAAACTAGGTTTATATTCAGGAAGATTATATTGAAATTATTCAAATAGAGAAATTTTAAGTAGTATTGCTTATTCTCCTGATTTTGATCCAAATGCTGATGAAACTATAATAATGCTTC
Coding sequences:
- a CDS encoding PDxFFG protein; this encodes MEAVSPQEFYKFTKWFMKNVSWGPEIITLKSFSIVKGVEMSGNSITLGAHSNKNKEETTIKFYPDAFFGTLPIYSNLSGRGNAYESLTYKLNQQVLTQKDLEGFLANVKNYNSLANLSQQTINKSYFRGITNVSFLKEQKVFVYKQENWQSKFSKTYSELEKKRLEDKSPYLFAIPANSLQEARKKLEVKLSEYKKENDSYKFFEKINPKNVALEEKTISDAEVKQDNTNKIIDKKLVLTFNDKSKYIIHNAFSDVLTEQMTSNGNKTYVALKNYVNFSNAKQKLEDKVKNFILQIKENIKLKSNGKEKELEGLLKEFESDNSVVSLLKQKDLTLDVLKKVDKKLFDSEDKFNQILGKTTSNKAFNEKKYYETDIAYSLPELITLETLVQHSDKNKLNWRDFYNLNEFVADRKNILKNGLTEFFVYSKFVKEINANENKKYEELKSENDLIVASSKVELVDILTKKNIIKPNISQEEINKIIFKVDLFNLKKEGQNLLISLRDTKTEKTSNNEKFGNKWINISINANAKKDVIRATNDLFAVLGYKKVVVPSVLKEESDLRNPITNKLEKTFNVYVDAYENLIDELLEKVPYAAQWLEGPHIKKVLDENGVMQYKLENGKYLGFTKDDRIGLWAILKMSDNNFKGISTDFLKFVGAHEYGHHITLNGAQDLGNKGSDPIFISALTPGATPNINNYYSREAVDLFLKARTHIELETKRLLDQFGAIKDYGEYATFNFAKKDKNGSISFDTKSNKKGLEDDSDIWGVNIEDPNIRKALSNKKRRFLQDFAGLLEAVKERQKENNLTTDDDKKWLTAFDLWLANAIDFYSGTLNPTFNSSEQQNQVVKYMYKDDKGVLRFQPASLKMLDGILKDGKGNPIRFNISNNGKSVEPIVVKGQKDSEGKYTKITEVLVYNKDGSPIVNVPLNVDLKTDGSDPAKTIEFVNEKIKVVEKTIKSLVVDKYSINGWNKADTRLSLDSKIDLNYPAIKDIFGTRIPPTVNEMFKKIYGNYVSNRDVETGSYKNDGKNNIIKYYNLDASENNISHKYKDKQSSLIYANPKNLKTSNQNGQDNFALLLGTLFTAGSSEDNTTNGGSGQVLWISKDKMYMPNVKLQDAYTSLYFLSRLPREYEQIFNAKKVLKWMSEYTPTFIASKFNKNGIWSMVNKSGQLVMLNDGDGQTILNVNKLKLNYSNGLKELDHNILNGLFGSLNNLDNGTLEFTETQKWLDFVNVDFTKAKYNPSDDAVNWDIEYVKSKVNIDKFKTNFKTYVLGKLDSIASMNANQKEAFKRFYEKANNDKSDQMWANEIMRRFSSSYFAMFNSALSIDDIKTNKDLGWIFDSVHGYGDFKKTEFKIKNPDKDRWEISTDDMLNAYDKFAKELNVETKQLNLVDALVFDNKIQLYTDQTKIHIANKKLDLLSIFSSLATAQFHTSPSQDVLEYFHNKTERKFNELFSNYTYSFAEVINRDNLQITYSPSNHDFGNMPSFLSNISESTTGLEYVVDGTTTAKWKKRAIKINDRDGRNGIVNTILDYEKLVDNETKNKAEALNLKYRNSKLSQKSNLSDDSNYNNSYFGEFQSINNGWFKDRWYRDFLDFKLYDDDGKPIEDKTIRIKDLENKVVTSRVNAYWQYYIQSQGVGKRNISGIWRDATKDAVAMFGYLSSDVANKANYLAFKNKETGEVKTVKINKQFSSNMFYYKTQNIENEAKYEAAKTDEERNAIRHTLAHEKYDYKDTNGHHKGTGFVSWVSDYAIMSKYQNALLTPGQKYSVYFSSDKKGTKDIIKTDLGDFQSIAENGKTFSQAPIRMEKSKNPVKVDANGFKHYENTLYVYDQFNGVK